The sequence GGAAAGAACGCCTGTTTCCCGGCGCGGGGTGTCGGGCGTCTCTTCGACAAAAAGCTGCTTCGTCAGTGTGTACGGGACGCGCTTCGACACGGCCCGGAGCTTGTACTTCTCCATGACTTCGAGACCCGCCCGAGAAATCTTGCTCTGCGCGTCGTGGAAGGGTACTGTCAAAAGAACAGGTACGAGACAAAAAGCGTTGGCATGCGGCACCGTCCATCAGACAGACTTCCAGCCGAAGCACCAGGAATGCTCGCACCGGAAAACGTTCAGAACTTACGAACCACCAAACAGGGCCACAGCGGAACGCGAGACAGACTTGCCGCCACGCGCACACCCCATATGCAGTCCGGAGTCAAACATAGGACACGAGACGCTCTCTAAGTTACCTACACTCAGTAAGACCTGGAGAGCACGTGGCCGCACGCCGCGTCGGCAATGTAAGGAGATCTGGTGCTAGCTCTGCAAGGGCAGAAAGACACCATCTTCAACGCGATCTGCACTCGCGAATATCGCCCAGAGCCTCGGCGGGAATCGCAAAAAACACATCGCACGTTTCTCCGTGTAGGAGCGCGAGAAACGTGCAGCGACTGGAGCAGCAGTCCCACCGCCAGCAGTCGTatgttttctctttctgtAGCACGCGCAGTGAACGTCGGAGAGCGACTGTGCGCGGTGGATGAGACAGCAGCAGTTTACAACACATCATGTGCTGGCGAGGAGCGATGGCGGCGCACGAGTGTCCAGTACAGGCTTGGCGCTGATGACGAGAAAGAACTCTCGAATCCTTTGCTTCACTGAGACGTACGCCATTCAGTCCACACGCCAATGCCGAGGTACGTGACGCGCCAAGGGCTTGGAAAGATATCGTCGATTATGCGGTGCTTGTAGACGTCGTCGTATCTTTCACCGATGCGATACATGTTCTCGCAAAAGTACCAGAGGGTGGAGAAAGCCTGATAAATGGGATGTCGCCACGGCTCGTTCTGCGGCAGTCTCTGAGCTCCGTCGACTTGCTCGAATGGGGACTCCCCAGAAGGAGGCACAATCCTAATCTCGAAAACTTTAGGCGCGTCAGCCGGGAAGGAGATATGGGCGCCCACTTCATTGAGATGTTCGAGAGCTGCAAACGTGGGAATCTGCTCCAGCGGGAGGACTGGAAACCCATTCTCCTTGCGTAGCGTGTAcggaagagaggcgcggcactCCATCACTGCAAACAAATCATAGCGCAAAAGCACGTGCGCATCAATAGGCACAGGGGTTACGAGCTTCGCGACGTCAAAGAGACGACGGAAGTGGAACGTGCAGCAGAGCCAGCTTCCGCAAGTCGTGCGCCAGGTGTGCAGACGAGTTTCAGTTCGCTCTTGCTACAAAGAAAGGCACGCTGAGCATTTCACCATGAGCATCGAGGCAGAAGCCGGTCATGCAAATGCAGCATAAACACACGCATGAGGTAGCATACGCGAAGTCTCCGGTGTTTAGCCACCTGGCGCTTATCTGCGGCAGCAACCCAGAAGTAGAGTCTCGCAAAACGCTTCCTCACACCGCCTCCAGAGTCTTCTGCCCTGCATCTACTTACACGTAGCCATTAACGCGACGCATACGGGTCGCAGACGCGGCTTCTCCATCATGACCTTATTCAAGAGAACTCCAAGGTTAATAGAGtcctggcgcgcggcgacatcTCCGAGATATCTCCGCATCGCTAGCGCAACTTCAATCGCATGCTTCCTGGCGTTCGCCGTGGCGCTCAGCTTGGCCAGCGCCTTCACAGCTGGCGAACGAATGTGAATATGGAGTCCCTTGGCTGCTTGCTCAGCGAAGGAGCTGAGACGCACTAGCGTGCAAACAAGCCCGTACATGGAAGGTAAGTCCTTCAAAAGTAGCGCTGTGGTGAAAAATCCGCCGCACGCTGCCTGGTGCCGAAACGCAGCGGTATTTGCTACGCGAATCACGCCGAATTTCCGCATGTCGTGATACTCCGCGACGTTGTCCACCTCAAGGGGCAATTCGGTACCACTGATTGATATACTCTTAGAGTGCACGTCAGCAAGGAATGGAGATGAGGCGGAATCAGCTTCAGTCGCTCCCCACCACGAGGGAGCCATGCTTTTACTGGCTGGAACCCACTGAAGGACTGGAGTGTGGTCACGACTGGTGTTTGTCTCTCGGCTGCTGCCCTCGGTAGTGTGCCTCCCTTCGCTGCCTGGAATCCTCTCACTGGATGTTCCCTCCGGCCGCTCGCTGGTGCCTCTGAAGCCCTTGCGTGAGCTGGTGGTCccgcttcgcggcgacggggATTCTGAAGGCCACTCGCCAACCCACGAAGGAACCTGCTCCAAAGTCTTGTCTTCTTCACCACCGAAATCCTCTTGACTCAACGTGTCGCGGGCGGCCGCTTCTGTCGCACGATTTGCAGCACCCGTAACATTTTCTTCATCACCCAGGGCTTTCGTCAGTTCGTGCGTCTCTTTCTGAAGCGCTCGTGGTGCGGTGTCTGACCCAGACGATTCGCTCTCTACTTCAACCCAATCAGACGGATCTCCGGGGCGTTCATCCAGGGTCAGGGTTTCCTctcgcccctcctcctctgcatctCCAAACAGCCACTGAAGCCAGACGTCTTGCGAGGACTCCGACATTGGGCCGCTTTCGGTAGAGTGAGTCGTTTCATCCACGTCTGTAGCAAAGACGGTCTCATCGCTTCGGTCATCTGCATCCATTTTGTGTTTCGCCGCATCCATCTGGTCATCCTGGGGAGGGATAACTTCTTCCGCATGCCCTCCATCTTCCCCAGACCCGCGACCCTTCTCGTCGCTGTGCGCCACCCGTACGCTGGTTCCCTGGAAGATATTTTCGGctgcgtccttctcctcggaCACTGCAGGTGCTatttcgttctctctcttctgcatcAAAGGAGCATCAgtgtccgcggcgcgaggaaaaAGTCCGCGCACCCACCCGAGGAGCCCTCCACCATGGTGCAACGCACGCGCGGGGGGTCCGCCTTCCGCAGGCGACACATTTTCCTGTTTGCGTTCTTCCTTCGACATGTCATTTTCTGTAGCTGGTtggtgtgtctctctctccaagGCATGTCCCTTGGGTTTATGCGGAACGGTCACTTCCGGCAAGCGGccgacgccagcgcctgcatcggccgccgccgccgaggtgACGGCCGCGAGCTCTGCCAGCAAACTTGGCTTGCAGCATGGTGAGCACGCAAAGGCGATAAGAACGACAAAAATGGGAACAAGGCGAAAGAGAAACCTTCCAAATGCCGCGAGGAAGCCCTGGTCCACCTGCCGATGGAGGCCTTTCATTGTGGCAGAGGGAGGGACAGGGGCAGGGCGACACACACAGTTGATTCTCCCGAAGGGACGGATCGTCGCTCGGGCGGTCCGACAGTGACGGCCAGCTGTGGGCCTGCCGCCGACTGAGGCCTTTCCGAAGTCGAACCGGCGCAACGTTAGTGACCTCCAAGATCTGTGCTGGCATTGAAGTGTGAAATGGCCTCCTGAAGCAGGATTGGAAGAGAGGGGGAAGACGCTAGTGAAAGCTCTTTATTGTCAGAGGGCTGAGGCACGACACCACCGATCGCGGGAATACTGCGCCCCGGTGCGCCTCCTCTACAAACTCCACCGGATGACGCAACGACGCTTCTCTGCTTCAACGTTGGCGACGCAAACACACGGTCTCCAGTTTACGGAAGCGCGTTCATGCGCCACATGAAGTGACTGCAGTGTGTCGTGACAAATGCATGCGGAACACCCTACCCGCCGGAAAGAGGAGAACGCAAGATGGTGGCGGGGCCCAAACcggcgaacgcgcgcgcCCATACGGGCTTAGAGCCGGTGGCTGGCGGCCTCGTTTGCGTCACCGAGAGCATTTGCACCAGAAATATGAAGTCCGCTGCAGTTGAGGAGGCTGTACACCTTTGAAGTGACGCTTTTGGGGATTTATTCTCTTAGGTGACGCTTTTGGAGATTTATTCTCTTAGGTGAAGCTATTTCTCCGGCTGTTCCCGTATCCAACTAGCCGTCGCCACGCGTGAGCGGCGGGGTCGAGACAGACGTGGAGCACACGAGCAGTACGGCAAGCCGTCCGCACTTTTCCAGCCTCGAACGCAGCGTGCATAGAATGTCGAAAAGGCAACTCGTCAGTCAACCTCCGTATGTAGCGCGTAGCGCTATATGACACGTCCAACTGTAGTTTGGCGGATCGACATGAGTACGAGACAATCGTGCGGGACTGAGATGCGCGCGGCAGCATCATACCGGCTGGATCTATCGAAGGCTGCAACGATATACGAGAGCAGCGTGCACAACAGGCTAAGTTGAAGCTACGATATCTGTTATGAGTGCAATACGTAGGAACTGACCGGGTTTAGCTGAATCACAGCTGCCTGTACGCTACAAGCTTGGTGTCTTGCCTTTATAGGCCACACTCGGCCATCGTGCGAATGGGCCCATGCAGCCCACcactcttctccgccgcctgccagGGAGATGCTAGCCCGCATCACAGAAGCGAGTAACACCGCAGCGCATTTGACTACCGGATCCTCGCTTGATCAGGGGAGGCCCGCCTTCAGCAGCGACACTATCTTCACTACTCTTTAGCATATTGTGCGTAGTAATGTACCGGTTTTTGGAGCGCTAATGTATCTTTTCGCGGGGCCGCCGGAGACAGAGCTCACGTTGAGGACCGGTGCGTCTAAACGGTGGTATGCCCACTGGCTCGCGTTTCCTCCACGATGGAACTCAGCCTGCCTTGGTGGGGAAGGTTATATTGCCATGGTGTTTTGATATGCCGTAGGGTGTTCAAAAAGCACATCTCTCTATCGCCGACGAGGCCCCTGACTGAGTCGCCGCAGTCAACGGAGATATTCTGGGCGGGCTTAGTTCCGACTAATGATAGGGGGATACCTTGCAAGGGTGGTGGAGCGGACACTTCTCGAGGCCTGCGGGCTTTGCCGTTAAAGAGGCATGACGGTCTGTGCGGTAAATGGCCCCTGCAAAGACTCTTCACGCGACACGACTCACACAACAGTTCACGGGGGCTCATCTGTGCAACGGATACATGGAGCTTCCTGCTGCTGTTGGCCGTGTTCAGAGGAGGCCCTTCGAATCAAAATCTTCCGTGTGGGATGGGAAGGGGGCGGGCAGGGGGTTCGGAACACGATCATGCCGGTTAATAGAACTTACGCAAAGGCTTACATTGTCACTGTCTAAACAGTTGGAAACAATTGCAATATACGCCAGGCGCTTACTTTTGCAGGCGCTGGGATCACAGTTTGTAGCACATCCTGACTGCCGCTCCGTGCTCAGATGTTACTAAGCCCCCAGCAAGCAATTGTCGTGTTACTGCATTCAGCTACGCAAGCGTGTGCCCGCCACCAGAATGCAGTAGCAGCCTCAGCGCGTGTCAGCTGTCGGCGGTATCGGCAGGGAAGGATAGCTACATGGTGGCTGGGGGGGCCGAAGGTCGGCAGAGTGCATTTATCAAACTGCACGCCAGCTCGTCACTCGAGACCTTCAGAGCGGTGTCCCGTTGCCTCACGTGTTAGGGCAGGACGGCGTTCTGGTAGCCGAGCGAGCCGAATGGCACACCGCCCGCTGCCTGAAGCAGTCCGAGGCGGGCATggacgctgcggccgcgctaGGCAGGCGGGGGCAGCGAAGCTGAGAAGGGGGAAGAGTTTCGGTATCCGTCCACACCCAGTGCAACTCGCGGAAGGTTTTCGCAATGGCTCGATATAACTGGAATCCTCTTGCATATCTCCACCAGACCCTTGACTGCGGCGGGCCGCGTGGTGGTCCAGGTTGGAGGCACTCCGGGCAGGTGggacgccgcctgcggcatgTGAACCGTCCACCGAGTTATACTGCAGTTCTTTACCCTTTGCCCCCTTTCCTCCAGGTGTTAATGCTGTCGGACCGTTGAAGTACGTACACCCATCAGACTTACTTGAGAGCGTCGTTTCTATCCGGCAAGCGCACATCCCTGAAGCTTCGAATCAACAGGTGCAGCATCTCTGACACCTCCTTTTTGTTGCTGCGGGTGCCATCCCCCACGGATATGTCCGCTGTAGAATGCTCCGGGtgcagcgccttctctctggcAACTTGCAAGTCATGGCAGGTCTGTAACGTAGGATTGCCTGGATTTTGGTGTATCGGGATAGATCTGTGTCGCTTGTGTGGTGTACAGTGCCGTCGTCCGCtgcgagcgaagacgcgctaGTAGGACAGAGGCGGGTGTGAGTCGATTGTCCACAGGGAGGTCAGTCAGGGCACGCCCATTCTTGCAAAGCACCGCGCATTGGCAGCCGGTGAGGACGTTTCCCTGTCGCTGCTCCGACAGGACTACCAAGCATATGCCTTTTTGCTCGGTGGGCGTAACAGTTTCGTCTTTCCGCCGAATATCCGCGTTTCTTTCCTTTCTTGCGGCGGATTTCTTTGTCACTAGCTGCGAGAAGCTTCTGCCCCCCGGTGGTGACAGGAGTGACCGCACCGACGGCCAGAGGAACAGCTCTCAACTGCAGGCCTCGGCAGCCAAGGGCCCCTCAGCCTTCCGGGTGACTTGGCGGAGAGCTCCGAGCCACCTTGTCGGTGTGCGGCACTGAATTGTGGTATGTGTCGGCAGCTTATCTTTTCCGGTCCCTGAATGCCAAACGAGAGCCTCCTCGGGGGAAATGTGCCTCTGCCTTTCCGAAACTGCGAAAACAATCCGTAATACGTTGATGAACACTGAGCTGGTCCTCCGTCTTAGACTGTCTTACCCAGTGCATCCCCTAGGACGACAGGGAGAGCTTTTTCAGTGCAAGGGACAGTCCTGGGGGGTGGAGTCGAGGCCCAAGGTGTATCTACCTCTGGTCACCAAACATATCCTGTTCCAAGGTTTGTACGGCGAGAGTTTCGTAATCTACATGGTGGCTTCACTTGGCGATTCAACGAGCGGAAATATCAAAACCAACACCGGCTCTCGCGATCTTCTGCGGTTTACTgtccggcgccgccacctTGAGACCGCACCGTGAGACGGAACATACTTGACAGTTCGAAGCGGCTAACCTCATTGGACGGGAGCGGTGGTGCAAACGTAGGTTTGGACGTCCGCTCCGAAGTCCTGTATTGTTTTCCATTCCTGTCGGTGTTAGCAGTTCGCCGGGAAGGGCACGGGAGACGTCTGCAACGCCACCGGACTGCCAGGACAAGAATCTTGGAGAAAATCGGCCGACGTCGTGAGCACCGGGTCGCAACAACGGACGACAGGCAGCTTCGGAGATACCTTACTGCTTCAGCGTTCCAGCTCGAAGGCCTTTCCAAGGAAAATCGGCTGTGGACCACTGAGTCTTGGGCTCCACGTCCAGAAGGCGGCCCTGCCCGCGACAACGGCATGAAAACTGCTCTGCCTTCTTGCGCAGAGCTGCTAGGCGGCTGCCATTTCTTAGCCCGTTGTGCCGCTTCCTGATTCACCTAGTGAATTAACCGGGAGATTATTGGCGTGGGAggctgtctcctgtctcctgcTTCCGGGGCGTATCTCGATTTAGATAAACACCACAAGCTGTGCATGGCACTATGGCGTGCGGATCGCTGCTGAGTGAAGAAGATCTCTGCCGGTTCCGCACCAAGAAGTGCCGGAGGCTCGTTAGCGGCGCGTGCGAGTTTGGAATAACGTAGGTTTCTAATTCACTGTCTTTCGGATATGTCGCGCCCTCCACAGTAGCCTTGCACTGTACAGTCAATCGCAGGAAGGTGGTTAAGTTCCGAAGCTGATGAAGCGTAGTGAAGGCTGATTTCGAGGTCCAAACACGTGAATCAGACGCTGACCGTGGTCTGCAGGCGTGAATCGCGTAGCAACGTCTTCTGGTCACCACACAAGTGCTCCCGGCCACGGCCTTGCGTGCGTCATATTAACTTCAGGCGCTGCCAGTATTCCCACAATCAATACTGGAGCCGTCGATGCCCGATCTACCTCTCCGACCGGTCTTTCATTAGATACATCCACGTGCTCTGCCCGCACGTTACGACGAAGCAAGCCGATGTGGGCGACCGCCCCTCTCATGCTGGGCTCGGATGCGGTAGACCCCGTTGCGTTAAACGCCAGGCAGGAGGTGGCCCACCAGGGCAGCAAAGTCAGCACTCGAAAGGCCACGGCAGAAGGCGGGGAGGAAGCGGCTCGGGCAAGGGCAGCGAAGCATGCTGCTGCGTCGACGAGTGGAAGGAGGAAATTATCGTCAACACATGCCCACGTGGAGGGGAATGCCCTTTTGCTCACTCCACAGAGGAAATTCTGTATCATCCCCTTTTCTATAAGGTGAgaaagcgacgccgccgcagcgtaATCTGCCATTGATTGGCGATGTACACCGAACACCGCCATGCGGACACCGCCGAGGAACACAATGACGCAGAACTTGTCACGTCCCAGTGACGCTGGTGGCTTTCACGAGAGTGCTGTTGAAGCCGGTCTCTGTCGTGCCGCGGCACGTTGGGTCCAGCGAAATACCTACTCCTCCGGAATAAATCTCATTTGTTTCTTTAAGATTCTTCTACGGCGAGCTGTAACGCTATATTTTCTAGAAAATATAGGGCACTCAGGTCGAAACTGAAACAACGCCCTTATCAAAAGCGCGCTCTAGGTTGAGCTAGTAGCCTTTTTTTTCCTTTACCGGAAATTGGTGTGCTCCGCTTGTGCACTGCGGTATTCCAGATGATCATCTGCGAGAAGTACCGCGAAGATGTGTGTGACACGTACTACTGCCCATTTATTCACGgtctcgcagaggcgcgacaaCCGAAGCACTACAAACTCCCCTTTACAACGGGCATCGACAGTAAGTGCGGATCCGATCGACGCTGTGCTGCACTGGTGTAACTCTTTCAGGCCCACGTATGTCACCATTAGGTGAAATGCTTGGATGGTGAAACGCTGCTGTCCCGCTGTCATTTTCAATATTTGCCGGACACTGCGGAGTTGTACTGGCTGCCTTGTATTCAGTTCCTCCTCTACCGTGTGTGACAATAGTGGCCAAGATTGAGAAGAAGAAGGTAAGCTTTCCGCATGGTCAGATGAGGATAGATTTCGCCAGAACACCACCCGCAGCAACACAGTAGTGCGTGTATCTCATGAttgtgcggcgtcgcctcagtACGCAGTACTCGCACACGCAGCCAGGGAACGACTTGGTCGTGGACATCGCATTGTCCTTTCCGAAATGTACTGCCCTCCACCAGCAGATTGCCATTTACGGATGCACAGGCCTGCTTTTAGAATAGACAGGGCCTTAATCGCGCTTTGCTTGCCGCAATGCGTGCAGAATCCTCTTTCTGGCGGGACCTTGGGAGATACAACAGTCACAGCTGTGGGAATCGACGAAGCCGCCTGCCCGGAGAACAACCCTGAATCACTCCTGAGGCAAGCAgttgctgcagcgcagcgccagcatCGCCAACTACAGCAGCGAAGCTTTCAGCTTTGCAGATCCCTCATGGATTCCAGTGAATCAGAGACACTTCGTACGTCACGGTCGGCAGAGCAGCTCGCTCACAGCCCCGCAACTCTTGGGCAGGGCTCCCAGCAGGGTCTCTTAACGCGTGCAAACCGCTGCGGCGATTCCCGTTCATCCGAAGACGATGATGCGTTCGCCTGCCAAGCGCTGTTTGACGCATTGAAAAGTTTGGAGGGGGGCGATAaggcttctcgctcgcttaGTATGCCAGGTGGAGGGCGGAGGCCACGGGCGCACGACAACGGGCTCGAGGCGGTGGCTGCACGATTGACTTCAACTCAACAGGGTCCTCTATCGGGAAGCGTGTGGCCTAGTCTTCCAGCGTCGGTCGCTTCTAAGCGTGGTGAAACAGCGTTCAACGACCCTAACAGAAGTGTGGAGCAGCTCACGCCTCGCAAAGTCGGTCCACGACTGGTGCTTGGAGGAATAGCCCCCGGGAGAGCCGCTGCTCTCGCGTCCCGGATGTCTCCAGTACAGCTCCTCACCGCCGCGTTCGAGCTCTGTGGACACAACAATCGCAAGGATACTATCGAGTTTGCGCTAAACACGCTTGATGATCAAGAGGAGAGCGTTGCCCTATCGCATATAGAGCCCAAGGAAAAGTTGACGGAGGTCAGGGGCACCGAAACTGAGGGGGAGCCATCGCGAAGAAAGGGACACGGCGATCCGGAACCTATCCAAGGGACTGAAATCGGAAGCGACGCGAAAAACAGACAGATGGGATCAGCCCAACTACTGTTTCAGTTCACTACAGAGCCCACAGCACATCCACAGAGGGAGTCAGATCCGCCAACTGAGCTGACTGCCGATCCCTCTGAAAATCTGCTGGCGTCGGCAGGGGAAAGCCTTCAAAACGTTCGAACCGTGGCATCTGTAGCCacctcgtcggcgtcgccggatGAAAGTAGTCAAGCGCCAGGGATCACGTTTACTTCTTTGGATTCTTCTACAGCGTCGTCGCCACTTTCATCCCCATCATCAGCATCGCGGGGTCGTGGACCTAGTGATCGTGCGGCTTTCACTACACAAAGCAATGCGAACCGGGAGCAGCCATGCTGTTTAAGTGCCGCAACAAGATCGCCAAGCGAGTCAGGAGCCGAGCCCGACATATCTAGCCACATCAGCAGTTCATTCCATAGCACGTTGACCGCAACCGAGGCCACCGAGGCCACCGTAACGAGACCAGAGGTCTCAGCGGATGGTCCGCCCGAAGGAGCCCGTATCTCTCAAAGCCACAATGGCCTGGGTGAGCTAGAAAAGGcacaggagagacagagggtgGAAGATCCACAAGTAGTCGCCCCAGTGCCCATAGCAGGGCAGTCCCCAACCAACGAGGGCACGCATGTACAAAGCCACATGTCACAGCTGTCCGGAACGTGTACAGATTGCAGCAACGGAGGAAGTAACGATAAGAAGGACGCCCTCGTAGAGGAAAATGGACCCACAACAACCGTCATGAGGCAGGACGACCCTCACACGGAGGAGCTGGCCAAATCTACCCACGAAACTGTCAGCGAAGAGCATTCACTACACGAGGACAGTTGCACAACTCCAAATCTCCTTATCGATCGGCTTGAACAGATAATCAAGGCTCTTTGGGAAAATGTATGGAAGCACACTCCGAAGCAGTGGAGCCGTATTCAGTGTGCGTCTCGGGAGGTGAGTCAGCCTCGCAGTGTGGAATGGCTTGTTGCATGATAGAGGAGCTTGGCCCACAGCGGGGCAGTCACGAGTGGAAAGCTTTTTGCCATATCGCTTGCTGACCAACCACTACCGTGATGATGAATCAGAGTGTTTTCCTCTCGGTACCGTAGGACTCGTGAGCCACACACAGTAGCACGAATTTCACAGCGTGTCCAAACTACTGCAGAGGGGGGGAAGAAACCTAGCTGCATCCACAAAAGCATATGTTTCTCTCAGCGTATTCTTCCCCGTGGAGGAATGCGTGGCCTTGTCAGATTTAGTATGATGTGGTATGTTGTGATACAGCTGGCCAATCTTCTTGAGCTGCGCAGCCTAGAACCGCTCGCAACCGGGGGGGTTACAGAAGACCAGTGGTCTGACCTGATGAGCTTGATGTGCGCCCTTGAAGAATCATCGGGGCCCATTTCGGGCTGCCTTTTCTCGGCAACAACAGATTCCTCACCCACCTCGTCGTCGAGCGAACTTGCGTGCAACTGGGTCAGTGCAGTACCGTGCACCGACTGTGTGAGTTCTTCGTTTTCCGCGACAGACCTTTCATCACAGAGTGGGAAGGCCGCAAATCACCGATTGGGGGCAAGGCTGGCACGTGCCTCTGCCGATACGTTGCCAGCCCACGCGTTGCTTCCTTGGTGATAGGGTCCATTCAGGCTCATGCCTCGTTCAGTACGGCAAATTGAAACGCTGCCTATAAGGTAGGCCATGCCTTCGCTTTTGACGTAACAACAGCCGGGTCCCCGGACGCATAACTGCCCCAAGTTCCGCATAGGGCGTGCTTCTTAGGAAGAACACGTCTCTTTCCGGAGGCAAAATAGCGGTGGAGCGAAGGCAAGTCGCAGCATGCTGCAGTTGCAGTGCCTGTAGTATGGGAATCGACCTGTGTGGTCGTATTACGACTGAAACGTGGGAACGTGTGAGCGGCGCGTTCAGGCTACTACGGATGTTGCGTACACTGCTGCGGGGCAGAATCGTATGCTGCAGCGCAGGTCGGCAATATTAACACTCACGGCGCGTTGTGGTATAGACAAGGGCGGGCGAGCTTTTCCGGTCGCCACGCTGACGCCTGCTTCATGTTCTTTTCTCTGAACTTGATCACGCCGCGAGTTAAAAAGACCAGCAGCGAGTTACAAGACCAGGCGGATCCAGTGCGACATCCATATTCGATGGCGATTGTTCTGGAGGTTCTAAACTGCCCTGtctaatatatatatatatatataatagaGCATCGCAGTGCTGCAACCCACCGGTGTTCCTATGTGTAAGAAAGCATCCATTCTTCGTGTAGCCCAGTGTTCCTCAACCGCGAGGCTTTTTGAGGGTCGGGGTGCACGACTGGACGGCGAAACATACGCTGCACAGACAACACTCGAGCCGTAGGCATTCCCGTGACGCAAGCATTGCCGATGCCTTAACGGTCGCCGCATTTTTTTGGTAAGAAGCATGTTTTTCCAACGCTCAAAATGGCAAACGTTCGACTGGTGCATACCTCTAGAATGTGGTTCGTGGTCCTCTTAAGGGCGTGTACATTGTGTAAGAAAGGTGACAGAAATATTTGGTTGGCAATGGAAAGGCCAAAGTGGCCTTTGGGCGGCATTATTTAACAACGGCGTGCTGCCTTGTCCAGGGTCATCGACAATGTGGCTGCTCACAGGCAGGGAAGATTTGACATGGCTTTCTTTCTGCTTCCAGACAGAGCCGCCCACTACATTTGTGACATCAGCTCGCGGACGTCCCGTCGCGGTATCCGATACTTCCATCGTACTTTTTTCTGAGGTTATTCTGAGGCTGCTACTGTATGAAACAGTGACGGGAAGTGATTCAGCTAGATTCTAGGGTGG is a genomic window of Besnoitia besnoiti strain Bb-Ger1 chromosome IV, whole genome shotgun sequence containing:
- a CDS encoding hypothetical protein (encoded by transcript BESB_052500) — protein: MACGSLLSEEDLCRFRTKKCRRLVSGACEFGITRCQYSHNQYWSRRCPIYLSDRSFIRYIHVLCPHVTTKQADVGDRPSHAGLGCGRPRCVKRQAGGGPPGQQSQHSKGHGRRRGGSGSGKGSEACCCVDEWKEEIIVNTCPRGGECPFAHSTEEILYHPLFYKMIICEKYREDVCDTYYCPFIHGLAEARQPKHYKLPFTTGIDIPPLPCVTIVAKIEKKKNPLSGGTLGDTTVTAVGIDEAACPENNPESLLRQAVAAAQRQHRQLQQRSFQLCRSLMDSSESETLRTSRSAEQLAHSPATLGQGSQQGLLTRANRCGDSRSSEDDDAFACQALFDALKSLEGGDKASRSLSMPGGGRRPRAHDNGLEAVAARLTSTQQGPLSGSVWPSLPASVASKRGETAFNDPNRSVEQLTPRKVGPRLVLGGIAPGRAAALASRMSPVQLLTAAFELCGHNNRKDTIEFALNTLDDQEESVALSHIEPKEKLTEVRGTETEGEPSRRKGHGDPEPIQGTEIGSDAKNRQMGSAQLLFQFTTEPTAHPQRESDPPTELTADPSENLLASAGESLQNVRTVASVATSSASPDESSQAPGITFTSLDSSTASSPLSSPSSASRGRGPSDRAAFTTQSNANREQPCCLSAATRSPSESGAEPDISSHISSSFHSTLTATEATEATVTRPEVSADGPPEGARISQSHNGLGELEKAQERQRVEDPQVVAPVPIAGQSPTNEGTHVQSHMSQLSGTCTDCSNGGSNDKKDALVEENGPTTTVMRQDDPHTEELAKSTHETVSEEHSLHEDSCTTPNLLIDRLEQIIKALWENVWKHTPKQWSRIQCASREVSQPRSVEWLVA
- a CDS encoding lipase (encoded by transcript BESB_052490), whose translation is MKGLHRQVDQGFLAAFGRFLFRLVPIFVVLIAFACSPCCKPSLLAELAAVTSAAAADAGAGVGRLPEVTVPHKPKGHALERETHQPATENDMSKEERKQENVSPAEGGPPARALHHGGGLLGWVRGLFPRAADTDAPLMQKRENEIAPAVSEEKDAAENIFQGTSVRVAHSDEKGRGSGEDGGHAEEVIPPQDDQMDAAKHKMDADDRSDETVFATDVDETTHSTESGPMSESSQDVWLQWLFGDAEEEGREETLTLDERPGDPSDWVEVESESSGSDTAPRALQKETHELTKALGDEENVTGAANRATEAAARDTLSQEDFGGEEDKTLEQVPSWVGEWPSESPSPRSGTTSSRKGFRGTSERPEGTSSERIPGSEGRHTTEGSSRETNTSRDHTPVLQWVPASKSMAPSWWGATEADSASSPFLADVHSKSISISGTELPLEVDNVAEYHDMRKFGVIRVANTAAFRHQAACGGFFTTALLLKDLPSMYGLVCTLVRLSSFAEQAAKGLHIHIRSPAVKALAKLSATANARKHAIEVALAMRRYLGDVAARQDSINLGVLLNKVMMEKPRLRPVCVALMATLMECRASLPYTLRKENGFPVLPLEQIPTFAALEHLNEVGAHISFPADAPKVFEIRIVPPSGESPFEQVDGAQRLPQNEPWRHPIYQAFSTLWYFCENMYRIGERYDDVYKHRIIDDIFPSPWRVTYLGIGVWTEWLPFHDAQSKISRAGLEVMEKYKLRAVSKRVPYTLTKQLFVEETPDTPRRETGVLSPFNVDKCERDATYAGAEESPFVVLLERRPDAPKREAPAGEGPAMTFHDADAVWVFKGTDGVKQWTLNTMLQAVPDKVFSERGLLHQGFATHFHQTVRRPFTRFLSKAAKEARNRSPAKPYVVAVTGHSLGGALALLGSWFLAKNLRPLIDSGRLVIYSVVFGSPTIGDVIATKEMNASGAKIFKLQVDLDPVPFVGQTDGVTKLYRDTASDIQLHVNDMAGVALWNADKSLKYSGLVWLQDSVQPYRNRKRFLRFFTRPLSLSNYLRTHNLPFNTHLHFIPCALTIITGRFDENGWESSCAAPLLKRYPLLPNVLSAELQAELKRVHEEDLPKITKRLEAALKSKKWLEARQKLIEEGKFAGDR